One genomic window of Misgurnus anguillicaudatus chromosome 12, ASM2758022v2, whole genome shotgun sequence includes the following:
- the LOC129438443 gene encoding uncharacterized protein: MHPANCSSDNDETADEQSIHLFLDISCCVDDYVDEEGEILAEEQTEAYPYIQDGEEHGSDQSRSEKTEHLLMKLLAMMKLTGILRDDFLQYVVCPKCMTVYMLTETYERRRDGTKVCRTCGHIPFYNHPKQRSALRKKYGSALLRKATYSSGEEYVHPIHSYCYKSVVQSLGGLVKRLGFEEKLDERRKRELPKGVLGDVNDGQVWQDYQYVNSINCSHATMHSI, encoded by the exons ATGCACCCAGCGAATTGCAGTTCAGACAACG acgaaacagcaGATGAACAAAGCATTCATCTTTTCCTGGACATCTCCTGTTGTGTG GATGACTATGTGGATGAAGAGGGGGAAATCCTTGCTGAGGAGCAGACTGAAGCCTATCCTTACATACAAGATGGGGAGGAGCATGGAAGTGATCAGTCCAGAAGTGAAAAAACAGAACACTTGTTGATGAAACTTTTGGCCATGATGAAATTGACTGGTATCCTCCGTGACGACTTCTTACAGTATGtggtttgtccaaaatgtatgACAGTGTACATGCTTACTGAAACCTATGAGCGCAGACGGGATGGTACAAAGGTTTGCAGGACTTGTGGTCACATCCCGTTCTACAATCACCCAAAGCAGAGGTCTGCATTAAGGAAGAAATATGGCTCTGCCTTGCTAAGAAAGGCTACATATTCGAGCGGTGAAGAGTATGTCCATCCAATACATTCTTACTGTTACAAGAGTGTTGTGCAGTCTCTGGGAGGACTTGTTAAAAGACTTGGATTTGAAGAGAAATTAGATGAAAGGCGAAAGCGGGAACTGCCAAAGGGTGTGTTAGGAGATGTAAATGATGGACAAGTATGGCAGGATTACCAGTATGTGAATTCAATAAACTGTAGTCATGCCACTATGCACAGTATTTGA